Below is a window of Perca fluviatilis chromosome 14, GENO_Pfluv_1.0, whole genome shotgun sequence DNA.
GCAGGATGGACTGACAGATGTGTATAACCTCTTGGCGGACGTTCTGGTCTTTGTTTTCAGCCATACCGTAGAGACGTAGGTTCCAATCACGCAGTAGTTTTCCAGCTCAGTTATTCGTTGTTCCAGTAAGCTTGCCTTTCTCCGCTACATTGACTCCGGCCGTCAATGTGCATCACTTTAACTTTACTTCACGAAGCACCAGCGCAGGCAAAATCAACAGTCTTCTTTAACCCCTCAATCTTCAGTGTATTGTTGGAAATCATTCTCTCCACACTCTTTTCCAGAGAGTCGATTCTTGTGTTGAACACGACAGATATTTTCTGTACAATACCTTCACTGTCTAGATCCAAGGAGCGCTGCAACTTCATTTTCTTTGGAGCAGGAGGTTTTGAGGGAGTTGTGGTAGGAGATATGGGGAGAGGGGTGAGATCTGGTTCCCCGAGAGAGATTACAGGTGCATTTCCCATGCAGTAATCATGTAGGTTGTTCATAAGCGGATTGTCCATTGGTACCTGCATGCTACCGTAGTTGTGGTAAGCTAGCTAGCGATGCTGTTAGCCGAAGTTTTTCCCCACGTGTGTCGTTAAGAGGCGATAATTCTACACGAAACGAGCCGAACAATAAGTTGACACGATGCACTCAACTTTGCATTAAGATATCTCCAgcaatatacttaaagtaactATGTTTCCTCTAATATGCAAGTCTGAAGGTGAGCAGCTCCGAAGCCTACGTGCACTCACACCGCCATCTTGCCACGGACCTATTTTTACGTTTtattttgaggttttttttaaagttattacgtGCTGTctcggctagcggttagccgaattaacggttagctaaactaacgttagcttggctgtcgaccggaagcgtaactaacgttagcttggctgtcaaCCGGAAGCggggaacagatcgtgcagtgtcgtaaatcctcatacaacagcgcatgcgcgaaCGTTTTGCGCATTTGCAGAACGGatcgcgcatgtgcagaacggatcgtgcaggcagaacggatcgtgtaccgacacaAACTACCAAAATACTACGTATCCCCGATGCATTCTGATTACATCGCCAATACGTCGCCGCGACGTATGTGTGCTTACTGGGTAGGGtctaaaatgtacattttgtccAGCTACATTATATTTAAAGACAACATTTAGGCTACACATAATGCAAAGAGTGCTAAATGGTTCTTATTCAGCTCGCAAGATCAATTAACAGCAGgattacattatttaattttatcaacTGAAACTTCCTTATaaagttgaaataataataacgaTAATTCTTGATTGCAGTTATCAGCGCAttcatacagtaggcctatatccATACTATTTTGGGTTTtatatgacaaataaaaaaacacaaggacGTGAAGTCTGATTGTGGCAATGTTGTTTATGGGTTTTCAGGTTAACAGCCGCCTCCGGGCAGCATCAGCAGCGTGTTGATCGTGGACATGTGTCGGATCCCATAGGATATCAGCAGATCGGATTCCGCCAGCGGCTTCGATTGGAATACCAACCGGATGTCACCAtctgaacagaaaaaaaaatattgttttagttttgtgATTAGGCCTACCCCAACAAACATTGGTCCGTCGGCAACGTTGTGTCCCTGGCCAAAAATAGTCGCGGTAGGACGTCATAAATCGGTAAAAAGATGTTACACAGAACATTTCCTAAAAATGCATTCAGATACATTTGTACATGTCAACAGTTCTGTGGGGTTGCatgtataattattattttgactTTTAGCTAGGTGTACTTCAACATATACCATGTTGTGAATCAGTTGTAAGTGGACGTCCACTAGGTGACGTCCTTTACACGTGCATTTATAGTCCATCATGAGCCTCTATGAAATCAGTTGTGATAAAGCTGCGTTAAACCCTTGCATGGTTAATACTgcaataattaatttaattcacCAAGTTTTTAAAAGGTTGTGAAGACGTCCACTGACGTCCTTTACACGTCTATAGCCAAGGCTGTGAATAGTCGTCCACTGACGTCTTTTACACGTCTAGTCaagcaaaacagaaaaagaaacaggaaTTATCTTTATGAAATACACGATTTGTacacaaagtacatttactttatcttgtttaaataaattataattacaTAGGCCTAGTGCCCAGTGTGGTTAAGTGATTGCAAAGCCATTTTAGTCATTATTTCAACCTATTGTACCtgatgtattctttttttttttttttttttaaatgaatgcatgcatacatgtaaaacataaatatatccgGTCACCATTTATGTCTGAGTTGGATGTAATCATTGACacatataaaatgtaattgccATTGACAGGGAAACTGCTGCCAAGATGTAGTAACAAAAGATCTCGCGATATTACAAAATCCCGCGATAAGATAGATTATCTCGCGAGATGTTAACGCGTTCACCCCATAGACTCCAGAACCCGAAGCGTGCTCACGAGACCCCAGTTAGTTGACAGACGCGGACGGAAGACTGGTTGGTTGGCGAGAGGGGGAGTGAGACGCTGGTAGACAAGTTTGTTGATCTTCAATTtaggttagacagacagacggtcGTTCGGTGTAATTCACTGATTTCTTTCGTGCCGGGTAATCGGAGAGGTGTGTGTTGGAAACTTTGTGACGTGTTGTGATTTTGGATTGGATAGTGTGGGTTTTGTGAGGAACTGTTTGAAGGGGTATTGCCCGACGGCCTGTATAGGTCCGGGAACGATATCCCTGAGCAGGTCTTAGCAAACTCAGTAGATAGATTCGAAGTGGTAAGCAAGTCGTGTAGTGAGTTTTCTGTAAAGGACAAATTGTTAGTGAACTTTGGTGTAACGATACATTCTCGCACAGGTGGGGATACTTTATCTCAGAGTCAGCCCATGCCCAAGGGAGTGGATAGGGATGAGGGTGGCTGGAGCATGGTGAGTAGGCCTGAAACAAATTACAAACGACTGCGAGGTTATAATTCTCAGGATAGTGATATGGAAAACCCACAGGTTAAAGTAGTAAGGCCTAATCCAAGCAGTGATGAGGAATTTAAAGTTCTGATTAAAGTAAAAGGAGGGGCTGGATTTGCTACAGTCAGTCCCCTTAAATTGACAAATGAACTAAAAAAAGGGATTGGTGACATATTGCATGCCTCTATTTTACAGAATGGAATGATTTCAATTATGTGTAAGTcggaaaatcaacaagttaAGGCTCTCAAAATTAAAACTGTGCTAGGCAAGGGAGTGGAGGTGTTCAAGCCAAAAACGATTACAGAGGTAAAAGGAGTGATGTATAATGTGCCAGTGGACGTATCTGAGCAAGAGATATTGACTAGTTTAAAAGGTGGTAATGTTGTGGCTGTAAAACGCATGGGCAGAAATGAGACTGGTAGAGGAACTATCCCTATCCTTCTCTCCTTTAAAGACGATGTGTTACCGAAGAGGGTCATGTTGGGATTCATGAGTTATCCAGTGAAAGAGTATGACAGACCCCCTTTGAGATGCTTTCAGTGCCAGAGGTATGGGCATGTGGCAGCTGTGTGTAATGGAAAGAGAAGATGTAGACAGTGTAGCCAGGAGCATGATGGGAAAGATTGTAATGAACCTGTGAAGTGTTGTAACTGTGGGGGTGAACATCCAGCTTCCTTCAGGGGGTGTCAAAACTATATTAAAGCAGGTAAtgtggagaaaatgaaaaaagagaagaaaatatcTTATGCTGAGGCAGTGAGAAGGGTGGAGTGTAATGGTGGGGTAAATCAAGATCAAGGTGTGATTAAAGCAAAAGATGTAGTAAAGGGTCATGCTTTTACTGATGACTCTGTTGTGATTAGCAAAAAAGGACTACTGGCGTTCATGGTTGAAGCAATGTGGAGAGTTAAAATGGTTGCAAACAAAAAGTCAGATGTGGCACGTGAAATTGCTATTGCTGCAGAAAAATTTTGGGGATTCACGGGGATCAATCCAAAGGAATTGTGGGAATCTACGTACACTCAGGACAGTGCAGATTAAAGACCAAATGGGAGTCGACAGATAGAGTTGGATGATAATGACGAAGAGGAAATGGACAGCAGACTTGAAGAGGATGTGGGTGattagtgttttatgttttacataATGCAGTGGAATGCTAGGAGTCTTGTTGCGAATGGGCAAGAGTTTAAACACTTGATAGACCGTCTTGGAGAAAAACCAGATATTATTTGTATTGAGGAAACTTGGTTGAACCCGAGATTAGATTTTAGAATACCGGGGTACAAATGTGAAAGGAAAGATAGGGAGAATATATCAGGAGGCGGTTGTGCTACATTTATTAGAAATGGGATTCAGTATAGAAGAATTGAAATAAAAACGGTGTTAGAGTGTGTTATTACAGAAGTTTGGACTGATCGAGGGAAAATCTCTATTGTAAATTTATATAATCCGTGCATTAAGTTAGAAGAGAGTTACTTTCAGGAAATTGTAGATAAGATTTGTGTACCAGGGATTTGGGTTGGGGATTTTAATGCTCATAGTGAATTGTGGGGAGgtgagaagagagacagaaatggtCAAATTGTAGAAGATTTTATAGATAAGAATAATTTTATTGTGTTAAATGATGGTCGTCCTACATGGTTTAATATAAGTCGGTCAATGTCATCTTCTATAGATATTACAATTGTATCAGCAGAGTTAGCATCGACCAGTAGGTGGGAGACAATGGAACTATATACAGTAGGAAGTGATCATGTGCCAATAATTAGTAAATTTGGTAGGTGTCTGCTTGAGGAGCCAGTTCCTAGTTCCCTGCATCTTAATTATAAAAGAGCCAACTGGTTCAAGTTTGAGAATCAAGTGAATGTGGGATTATCACTGATAGATAGTGAAAAAGGAGTAGATGAGTGGAATAGGTCTCTCAGCATGGTAATGTGGGATGCAGCAGTAAATAGTATTCCAAAGAAAAAAGTTCGAGTAAGAGGAGTAATGGTACCATGGTGGACTGAAGAATGTAATTCGGCGGTCCGAGATAGGAATAGGGCATATAAAAATTTACGGAAACATCTATTAGAGAGTTGGGCTGTTGAATATAAGAGGCTTAGAGCTAAGGCTAGACGTGTAATTAAAGAAGCAAAGAAGCAAAGTTGGAAGACTTTCTGTAATAATTTAGGACCGGATACGCCCTTACAAAAGGTGTGGCACCTAGTTCATAGAATGACAGGTATTTTTCGGCAGACAGAGATTCCTGTTCTCCACTGTGATGGGGATGAAGCTGTAAATAATAAAGGGAAAGCAAGTATGTTGGGCAAGCAATTTCAAAAAGTACATAGCTCTAAAAATGTAGATGATGTaaacaggagaaggagatgTCAAATATCAAGAACTAATATGGCTAAACTGTTGATTGATTGTGATAATTCTGATgatattaatgtatttttttcaatagAAGAACTACAAAAAGCTATTGCTCAGGGTAAGGATACCTCACCTGGCAGGGATGGGTTGGGATACatttaagttatttaaaaattgTGGTGATTtgttagaaaaaaaagttattgcccaaaaaaaaaaaggagggaaaagggggggttggggaaaaaaagagaaaaaaggtgtaattattactaaaaaaaaaaaaaaaaaaaaaaaaaaaaaaaaaataaaaaaaaaaaaaattaaattatgtttggtgtaaaaaaaaaaaaagagagggaggaaaggagggggagagggggggaaaaaaaaaaaaaagaaggagttgttggggggggggggggggggcgctacTATGGATGCTGTGTTGGATTTAGATATTGACATTAAAAAAGCCACCGCCAAAATAAAGAAGCCGTTGTTGCAGTGTTTCTGGACATTGAAAAAGCTTATGATATGCTTTGGAAGGAGGGGTTGCTTATTGCACTTTATGATGCGGGAATCAGAGGAAGAATGTTTAACTGGATTAAGAATTTTTTAAGTGATAGGACAATTCAGGTAAGGGTGGGAGGGGAATTATCAGAGGAGTTTGGGGTAGAGAATGGAACCCCTCAAGGAAGTGTTATAAGCCCGGTCCTTTTTAATATACTAATTAATGGTATGTTTAGTAGAGTGGGAAAAACATTTCGGTTTTCACTGTTTGCAGATGATGGGGCCCTctggaagagagggaggaacctGTCATATGTATTTGGCCAAATTCAAATTGCTTTGGAGAAGGTATCTGAATGGGCTAATGATTGGGGTTTtaaaatatcaatagaaaaaacTAAATGCATGGTATTTGGATATAAGAAGGAAATGCCAACACAGCTGATACAAATATATGATACAACTATTGAAagagtaaaacattttaaatttttgggGATATGGTTAGATGAAAGGTTGACATGGAAAAAGCATATTGAGATGGTTTCATCTAAGTgtgggaaaataattaatgttttaagGTGTGTGGCTGGGGCTGAGTGGGGGGCTGATAGTGACACTATGATGATGATATATAGAGCAATGATCAGATCAACTATTGATTATGGGTGTATGGTATATGGGACAGCAGCCCCTTCAGTGATTAACCAACTTGATGTAATCCAAGCAAAAGCTCTTAGAGTGTGTAGTGGGGCGTTTCGCACAACGCCAATATCTGCGCTATTAATAGAATCAGGGGAGATGCCATTGGCTATAAGAAGACGTAAACTTGGGTTGAAGTATCTAATGAAATTAAAAGGACAAACTGGGAAATTACCGGTAAAAAACCTACTGAGACAGCATTGGGAGTTTATGGGAACAGCAAGATTGGTTAAAACAAACTTTGTAGAAACACTTAAATCTATGGCAGAAGACATTGGTATTGggaatttaaatgtatgtccaCCAGTATGTCGTTCAGATGTACCTTTATGGTTGATTCCAGATCCcattgttgatttatattttatgaaaacaagaaaaagaaagatgtcAGCGGATGTAGTGGAGGAGATAAAAGCTCGGCAGAGTCACATATGGggaggctgtctacaaatttATACTGACGGATCAAAGGATCCTGAGAGCGGTAAAGTGGCTTTTGGTATTAGTATACCTGAAATAGGGTATAAAAAAGGATGGAGGATTTCAGATCGCTTATCAGTGTTTACTGCAGAGTTGGTGGCTGTTCTATGGGCATTAAGGTGGGTTGAAGATAACAAACAGGAACACTCTGTCATATGTAGTGATTCAGCCGCATCCCTGCTTACAATTAAAGGTACCAAAACTAAATCCAGGCCAGATGTGCTTGTGGAGATTATGCAGGTGGTGTATAGACTTCATAAAGCAGGGTATGAGGTGGGGTTTATGTGGGTTCCGGCGCACATGGGTGTGGAAGGTAATGAGGAGGCAGATGAGGTGGCAAAGAAAGCAGTGCAGGAGGAAAGAGTTCAAATTAATGTGCAGTATGGGTCACCAGACTACACTGAAATAATTAATAGGTCAGTAAAAGAAATGTGGCAAAATTCATGGGATTGTGAAAAGAAGGGGAGAACGTATTATGCAGTACAAAGAATGGTAGAGAAAGAAATATGGGGTTATAGATGTAAGAGAAGAGATGCAGTAGTTTTATCCAGATTGAGGCTTGGACACTGTGGACTGAGGAGTGGGCTGGCTCTGATTGGTAAACATCCTGATGGAAAGTGTGAATGTGGGGACAAGGAAACAGTGAAGCATATATTAGTGCAGTGCAGGAAGTACTCTCGGCAGAGGAAGAAATTGTTTAGAGAACTGGGTGCAACTGGAGAAACTGTTTTTACTGTGTGCTCTTTATTGAATTTGGATAGTTGGAGTAAAGGGAAGAAACTGATGGAGTACCTGCGACATATTGGAGTATATAATAAGATGTAGTTAATTATACTTATTTCTACTTGAGATGTGGATAGTGGGTAGACACCAGAGGAGGGCAGCAATACGCCATAGATGCGTCTAGCCTGCCggaaataagaagaagaagaagaagactccagAACCCGTAACTTGAACGTTGAACAACCACGAGGAGAGGAGGAATTGAGTTGTATcgataatattattaaaaatctAGCTACTGTTGGGTAAgtacattttgtattattagATTAACGTGCTTGAGTTTTACTTGTTTGACATGAATGAACCGAAAGAAATGATGCCCACATTGTCAACTGAAATGTACTGAGTTTGGCtaaaattagctagctagcaaacgTTAGTAGGCTAAAAGTTACTTTGAACTTATACAACGGTATACCATAGTATAAAGTATGTTTAATGATACAGTCAAAGTTGTGAAAGTGTATGTTTTAACATTGCATGCAATTGCTACGCTGCACTGTACGgttattttttttgatttaGCTTTTTCTAACTTTTCATTCATGAAACGGGTGCAAAATcttgtttcatttatttttttaaatttagttATAGGaccataaaaacattttgaaaataattgaatgtaattttttttcctactgtttgttttgtttattattattgtaatattCTCTTCCCTCAGATGCTGTGAAGAGGTGGAGCCCAAATTCAACTGAATCAGAAATTTATGCGGCTATGGCGGAACACTTGAAACATGCTCCAGGAAGAGCTGGGGGTGGGATTATAACAAATAACTTTTCTGGTGCAAAAGATTTTGCAAAAAGATGCTACACAAAGGGATATATTTGTGACAGTATTATTGAACTGAACTAAATTAACAGAATTGAGCTAAAACtgaatttgttttgtaatgAACACGTTTTTCCTGTTTCCCGGGTGAATCTGTATTGTATAAACCgtaaaataaatgtgatttgGAATTTTGTGGCTTTTTAGTTCATCCCGTTATCTTTATGATCATTTGTAATGAACtactgaaatgaaaataatataacactttattttacagtgtCCTTGTTACATGTAGTTACTGTAATAAATTATGCATAATTACAAGCAACAAACCTTAACCATATATTCAGATGCAGTAAATTATATTAATAAGAACGTAAATGTATAAGTAAAGTGTTGTTTGATCTACGCGTGATTATAACGTGTTATAGACGTTCAGGTATGACTGGACCGATTTTGGACCTTTATAGAACCTTTGTCAAGTTTAGATGTGTAAACGATTTAACACAATGGGTGTATGATTATTTTATATGCAGGCTTATAGCCTACACTTATGCAGAAACACACCTTATAAACATCCAGAAGAAGACTAATTCTGACGTCCAGGGACACGCAGAAAAGACGTGGAATTCACGGCCAAATGACGTCAAAGACGGTTCAACTTTCATTTTGGAACTATATTACAACCATGACGGGACGTCTCGGATGGACGTCAAAATGTTTGCTGGGTTTTCCCTTAATTGTTGTGGGTCAACCTGGTATAGCGATGCTGCTTTAGGCTAGCCTACATGCCCTCGAAAGGGCTAAATATAGGGTAGGGTATAGCTATATgagttacattttatttcataaccTCATTAATTGCCCAAGATCTTTCTCGTTGTCagtgttttggtttattttgcaaaaataaaaaataaacaaagaaattttgaaaaccgaggtaaaaaagaaacacaccaTAGTTTACATATTGTAGGCCATGGCCTACCTTGTAATCTGCAAGTGTCTATCATTTCAATTGTtaattgtaaaaagaaatgaTCTAGGCTATTTAGGCTGTAGCCTATAGGCTATAAATTGTAGGCCTGTTGTAGCCTATAGTTGAATTGAATAGCTATGCTTTTTACTAGGCTATATCTGCCTCTATCCAATTCTGCGTGAAAATACTGTAGAGCTAAGAAAATAGTCTTTAAGCATACCTAGTTTGAGTTCTTCAGTAATTTTCTTTTCCAGATGTAGTACAGTGATCCCCTTCATCTGTTCTTCATTCTCGCACAGATCGATgaccttctcctctcctctgggtGAAACTACTTTCAGCTGGACTACCATTTTACCGCTGCGAGGGCTGAAGGGATTGCTCCTCCGATGTGTTTGTTCGGATACAGTAATGATTCTAATGTAAAGTTAGACTACCACCGGTATATAGCCTATCATattctgtaaaagaaaaaaataggcgTCACCTCTGGCAACTTCAAATCACATGACTTCTCGGAAAAAAGAACAGGCTCGCTGGCAGAAGGCCAAGTTTTAAGGCCGTGCAGTCTTCTGTCATTATTTCAGAGGAGAGCGTGAACACAGAGTCAACATGGGTCCTGACGATCAACAACGGAGCAGAACTGAATCCCAGAGCAGTGTGGACTCTATGAAAGAGAGCATATTTTTTCAAGAGCTTATGAGTTCTGACTCTGACGAAGAAAGCAGTTTGACACATGAAGAAAAGAGAAGTGACTCTAAAGAAACCAGCAATTGGAAAACTGAAGAACAGAAGTGCTATGACCCTCTAGACGCCACGTTTACATTTATAGACGGAGATGATGATTTAGATTGTAAGTAAAGCCAAATTTTGCataagtgcaatcaaagatagtacagaagaagaagaaaagaggtcttaCTCTGTAGGctagctaaaacggagacaaggtgaaaagaggagctgcagcagtgagagagaacTGTGCAGTACAACCTACTGCATAGGAGCTTCTACAATCCCAAACTTATTTTTTACCTACTGGGCTATTCAATTAGAAGTTATGGATCGGCCTATATCGACTATaacactgaatatcttttgtCGTCTCATAGTTTTGTGCGAGGACTTCAAGGGTCTCAGAGCAAAGATGTCCTGCGGTCATGCAGTCACTCCGATGTCTCTCACCAAATGGTGCCGCAGATTGTTGGACGTCGAGGTAGGCTATTCATCATAAACTCAAATATGTTTAAGTGACTAAACTTTACTCATTAAATGCATAGCGACAGCTTGTGTAATAAAATAGTAATTTTATCCTAGTAGAATAGGCTGTATGCATAGTTATAATAAGACAATGTGACTTCTCATAAGCTTTACCAATGAACTTTTGATGCCATATTACAATTGTGTAATGATGCAATTTTGTGGGGATTTTGGTAAGATGCATCAGACTCAGCCTATTTAAAGTTGTAGCTACTTTATATAACCTTAAAAAAGACATAGGCTTAAGTTTAAGTAAATCAAAAACTGTATTTCCAAAGGAAATAGTTGACCTTGAAACTGATAGCAGTAAACCATATAAACAGTAGCAGATTGAAAAACGCTCAAGAATGCTCAATATTGTTTTCACTCTTAAAGCTTTTCTTTGATCTTCTTCTGCTTTTTAATATTTAAGGGAAAGTGCAGATTTGAATGTGGTGTCTGTGATGTTAAGTGGCCTTTCGAGGAGGTTTGTAAAATGGCTCTTCTGACCCCCGAAGAAATCAACTactttgaaaagaaaatgttcagtAACGCTGCCAGGGACTTGGACTTTAAAGTAGTAAGTATCTCAATTTCACTATTTTCAAACTGTTTAGAAATGTTCtgcataaaaatacaaacattaatttaaaaaacatctcattgtgtttttaatataactTTAATAAACAGTGTCCTGGTTGCCAGTCCCGTGCGGTGAGAACTGATCTGCATAATCTGAGTGTACAATGCCCAGTGTGCACAGCTGACAAGGGAAGGACTTATAAGTTCTGCTGGCAGTGTTTAAGGGAATGGAAAGGTCCGGTTCCACGTTCAGACCAGTGTGAAAATGATGGCTGTGCCCCCCTGTTAGAAACACTGAGAACCTGCCCTGATATCACCTTTGAGAAAGTTAGGGGGGTCACTGGCTGTCCCTCCATCCGCGCCTGTCCAACCTGTGGTCTTCTGGTGGGGCATAAcagaacaaaatgtaaaaacatcaCGTGTCCCCAGTGTAACAAGGAGTTCTGTTTCGTGTGCCTGAAGCTCACTGTAGAGTGTAAATCATATCTCAAAGCTTGCTCCAGTGGTGTAGCACCGAGACAGACGTCTATACCTGTATGGCAGAGAGAATAACTGGAACAACGCCAGGCTCTATGTGCTTTGGTTTCTGTTTATGTAACACAAATGCACCACTACATATtctgcagtggtggaggaagtacgtAGATCCTTTAcatgtaaaaaagaagaagaaaaaagcattagtcCAGCATTAAAAATCTAAGTATTACCATCAAAATGTACTAAACTGTATCAAGTTAAAGAAAAATGGCCCTGTGACGCAGTAATTTAGAGGTGGAACTGGTAACACGACATATGACAAGGGGCCACAAC
It encodes the following:
- the LOC120573703 gene encoding uncharacterized protein LOC120573703, translated to MLWKEGLLIALYDAGIRGRMFNWIKNFLSDRTIQVRVGGELSEEFGVENGTPQGSVISPVLFNILINGMFSRVGKTFRFSLFADDGALWKRGRNLSYVFGQIQIALEKVSEWANDWGFKISIEKTKCMVFGYKKEMPTQLIQIYDTTIERVKHFKFLGIWLDERLTWKKHIEMVSSKCGKIINVLRCVAGAEWGADSDTMMMIYRAMIRSTIDYGCMVYGTAAPSVINQLDVIQAKALRVCSGAFRTTPISALLIESGEMPLAIRRRKLGLKYLMKLKGQTGKLPVKNLLRQHWEFMGTARLVKTNFVETLKSMAEDIGIGNLNVCPPVCRSDVPLWLIPDPIVDLYFMKTRKRKMSADVVEEIKARQSHIWGGCLQIYTDGSKDPESGKVAFGISIPEIGYKKGWRISDRLSVFTAELVAVLWALRWVEDNKQEHSVICSDSAASLLTIKGTKTKSRPDVLVEIMQVVYRLHKAGYEVGFMWVPAHMGVEGNEEADEVAKKAVQEERVQINVQYGSPDYTEIINRSVKEMWQNSWDCEKKGRTYYAVQRMVEKEIWGYRCKRRDAVVLSRLRLGHCGLRSGLALIGKHPDGKCECGDKETVKHILVQCRKYSRQRKKLFRELGATGETVFTVCSLLNLDSWSKGKKLMEYLRHIGVYNKM
- the LOC120573704 gene encoding E3 ubiquitin-protein ligase RNF19B-like, with amino-acid sequence MGPDDQQRSRTESQSSVDSMKESIFFQELMSSDSDEESSLTHEEKRSDSKETSNWKTEEQKCYDPLDATFTFIDGDDDLDFLCEDFKGLRAKMSCGHAVTPMSLTKWCRRLLDVEGKCRFECGVCDVKWPFEEVCKMALLTPEEINYFEKKMFSNAARDLDFKVCPGCQSRAVRTDLHNLSVQCPVCTADKGRTYKFCWQCLREWKGPVPRSDQCENDGCAPLLETLRTCPDITFEKVRGVTGCPSIRACPTCGLLVGHNRTKCKNITCPQCNKEFCFVCLKLTVECKSYLKACSSGVAPRQTSIPVWQRE